GTTTTCTTAGCAGCCGATATTAGTTGGTGGAGAGCTGTTATAGATAGCTTGCTCAACTCTATAATTCCGTTACGAATCTCCGCTGGAATCTCCAGTATTGGGAGAATGGTTAGCTCTCTCGCAGCCTCCTTGATATGATCTCCTATGGCGTCAGCCTTGATGACAAAGTTTAACAAGTCTTCTTTAAGAGAAGCCTCCAGCCTCGAGGAGACAATCAATTCTTCGAGCCTAGTCCTGAGGTCTTTCCCCTTCTCCTCAAGCTTCAATACTTCAGCAAGCTGTACCCTTGCCTCTCCAACCCTCATTGTGTTGAGCAAATCCAAGGAGCTACTGAAAGCTTTGGCTATTTTTTCAAGGTTGCTTAGAAAGTCTATCAACGTCTCAATGGCTTCGGCACTTAAAATGTCGGAAAGCCGTATACTCAACCCCTCCAATAACCTTTATCCATGGATGTCTTAAAATAATTTAAGAGTCAAGATTAATTACGTTCCAACTACAATTTTCTAGCAGTGAGAGCCATGTCGTCTAAAATCATGCTTCCAAAACCCAACAATGAGACTTGTCTAGGGAGACTTTTGAAAGAGAGAAGGAGTGTTCGAAGCTATAAGGAATCATCCTTAACCCTCCAGGAATTGTCAAGCCTCTTATGGTTCACCTATGGCTGTGTTGAACCAGACTGTGAAAGAAGGACATCGCCGTCCGCGGGTGCAACATACCCTTTCGAAATATACGTCTCGGTTAGAAACAACGGGGTTGAGGGTGTGGAGCCCGGGATATACCATTACGATGCCGAGAGGAACGAACTGGTAGAGGTTTTGAAAGGAGATTTCTCCAGACAGCTCGCGAAAGCCTGCATGGGACAGAGATGGGTTTTGAACGCCCCTATTAACATAATACTTGTTGCTGTTGCCGAAAGAACCACGGGGTACTACGGCGAAAGAGGGTGGCGGTACATTTTCAACGAGGCCGGTCATATTGGTCAAAACATCTATCTCGCATCGGTTGAAATGGGCTTGGGAACGGTTGCTGTGGGAGCGTTTAACGATGACCAGGTTTCCAAACTATTAAGTCTGCCCGAGGGATATGAGCCCGTCTACGTGTTCCCCGTTGGAAGGGTGAAGTAGGATTTATGGCTTCTCGGATTTGCTCACAATTATTTTTTCGGGCATCGTAACAGTTATGGTTGCGTAGCGCCTCCTATGGTATAGTTTAACGCTTCGAACGTAGACAACGTAATCAGGGTGTGTAAGGGACACTTGACGGTCGATTTTCTCCGCAATAACTCTTATAGCATCCATGCTGTGCGCCGGCATCCTGGTCTCCCTCCAGTAAAGACGGCCGTGCAAGGTAACCCGGTAGGTCTTATCCGGTGGAATCCTGGCTAGTGCTAGCTCGCTCGCTTTTTCAGCAACATCCTCCACATACGGATCTACGATCGTGTCGATAGGTATTACCCTGTAGACCATTGGGGCTTCCTTAACTATGCTTCTCAGATTTTCAATTGCTTGATAAGGGTCTGGCACTTTAATGAGGATGACGCAAGGCCCCTTATCGATCACCTGGTAATCCTTGATAAGAGAGCGAAGACTCCCGATCACAAATCTGTAGTTGTCAAGCCCTGGCTCATGGGTTATCATTAAGTTGAAGCTCAAGCCTTAAACCCCCGTTTTACTGGATACTGTTATTAACAAGTCTCAATAAATACTCTTCTTTGAGAGAGTGGAGGAAATGATTGGGAGGTTGTCTAAAAACAAGATCATCATTCAAGAAGCTTGGACCCAGTACGATATAAGAGACATTCTTGACGATATCAACCCTATACTAGTGTCGAAAGGGTATTCTCCAACCTACTTCTTCGAGGGGACGCCTGTTCTAGGGGTTGGCGGATTCAGCGTTATCATTAAGCTTGCCAAGGACTTAACAGACGCTGATTACCGGGTTATCAAGAGGATTTTACTTCTTAGAAATATAAAAATAGTGGAGGAAGATAAGCTTGAAGCTTGAGGAATTATTTGGTAGGATTATACAGGAGCTCAACAAGGGGAATCCTGTAGCCATAGCAACAATTATTGGCAAAGAGGGGAGCGGCCCGCGGGAAATAGGTGCATCAATGGTTGTTACAGTTGATGGAGAGAGAATAGGGACTATTGGGGGCGGGGAGCTGGAAGCCATCATAATAAGGAATGCGCTCGAGGCTATTGAGAAGGGGGAACCAAGGAAGGTAAAGCTCGCCTTGAGGAGAGATAATATTCCAAGCGACGCACAACCCACTGGCATGCTGTGCGGGGGAGTCGTAGAAGTATTCATAAACGTGTTAAAGCCCCAGCCAAGAGTAGTCATAATAGGTGCTGGACACCTGGGCAAACCTATCGCTGAAATAGGAAACCTGCTTGGTTTTCGAACAGTAATCATGGATAGGAGTGATGAGCTCGCAAATCCTATGAGATACCCGTTCGCGGAACAGGTTTTCGCAGGGGACTTCTTGTCCGAGCTTGAAAAGATACGATTAGGCCCCAACGATATAGCGGTTATCGTGTATGGAGAAGTTGAAACGGACTATCAGTCTTTGAAAAAGATTCTCCAATACAATCCTAGCAGACACGTTTGGGTTCTGTGTAGCAGGCATAGAGCCAGGTGGATGGTTGAAAGGCTCCGCGAGGAAGGGGTTGACGTGGAGAAGCATAAATTCTTCATCCACATGCCCGCCGGCCTGGATATTAAAAGCGCTACCCCTGAGGAAATAGCCGTGAGTATTTGGTCTGAGATAATCTGCGTGCTAAAGAATTGTGAAATACCTGTTAAAACACTCAGTATTTTCAAGGAAGCGTAGGAGGATGCGATAGTAAAGCTTAAAAACCCTCTCTCGCTGAGACCCGTGTTTTAAATGGCTTCAGAAGGGGATTTTACCAACGGGGTTTAATTGAGCTACGGAGAAGCTTACTCGGCATCAACATCTGTTAGTGTTGTGAATTTCGCTGAAGATGAAATTAAAAACTTGGCTGGGGAGTTGTCGGAGTATTTATCTGTTTACAGCGTATTAGAAGATGAGCAAGTTTACGCGAAAATCCTGAAGCTAGTTAACAGGTTCCTAGAAATCGTTTCGCCAATCACATATTATCCTGAAATAGCTTCAGCGGTATTTAGCAAGATAGAGCTTAGGCTATGGGAGGTTGAAATACCTGGAACACTTGTTGAAGAACTTTTCCTCAATACTTATAGGTTGAAGCAAGCGATTTTAGCCGGTGGAAGCGAGGAGGCCTCAGTAATTGGAAAAGCCTTGGCGGTGGTTCTTACAGACTTGTACACCCGGGTTGAAGCAGATGAGTTAATCAACCTCGTCAGCCGGTTGGAGGAGCAATCAGCATCTACCGAGGGGCTCGAGAAAATTCTGACGCTCTCCGTTTTAACGTTAATCGCCGCTACCAATCAGTAAGCTATCTTACCTCTATGATTTTTAACGCGCTCGAGCGCCCGAGCCTGGCGACAGAAAAGTATTTAGTGGATACTTTTTTGAGGCTTGGATTCTCGCCCAATATCATCACCGAGTACAGGTTAGCCCCAGCCCTCTTCAAGTTGTAAGACACGTGTTGCTCAGCAATCCTGTCAACACCATCAGTTATGAGGATAATGTCGGATGTTTCGCCCGACGCACCGGTTCTTATATCGGTTGATGCAGTTATGAGCGCCCTTGAAATATCGGTTCCACCGCTCCCCTTCACCCTCGCAATATAGTTCATTAACTCAACCACTTCTCTAGCCTTAGGCCTCCTGCCAACCTTTATCAACGGGTAGGGCTGGCTGTCGAAAAACCTAACGTAGAATTCACGGTGCTCCCTAACTGCTCTAATATACAGCCCCAACGCAACAGCCTTGGCCCAGGTTATTTTAACACCATCCATGCTCCCGCTGTTGTGAACTAAAACACCATTCGCCGTGAAAATGTGATCCTTCCCAAGCCTTATATCGAATACTTTCCCCACACCCAGCATCATCTTCTCTAGGAGCCTGACCGGTTTGAAACCGCTCTCCCTATAGTCGTATGCGTACAGGTGTTCACCCGGTTGAATCTCGGAAGCCTGCTTTAATATGGTTGAAGAGTTTTGGAAAACAGGGATTACGTGGTTTCCGCTGGCCTTCAAAACTCCCGCTTCCGTTTTCAACCCGTAAACCGGCTTAACATCCTCAACAATCTTGACAACCTCGGCGCTTGAGACAACGGGAACCCCCTTACTGCTGATTTTTGCCGAAACCACCTCATCTCCCACCCGTATCTCCCTCAGTTTTTTCAACCGGCCGTTAGAAAGCTCAATCAAGCTCTCCCCGTCCAAGCACTTGTCAAGCAATACGTAAATCGGGCCAAGGCTCTCCTCAACTCTTTTCTCGTAGAGAAGTAGCCTAGATGAGAGGAATCTTAGGTAGAAGAGTTCGTCTGGAAGAATCCTCGAAGAAGGAGTGAGCCTCTCTATGTCCCTGCCAAGCTCGTAACCGCCTATCTCTCCGTGCTTATGCCTCTCGCTCTTCTTTTTCAATCCAAGCTCCCAAGGTTTTAAACCCTCAATCAGCTCAAGAATCCGTCTCACATCCGTGATCCTGGCTAGCCTAAGGAGCTCGGGACCGTATTCTTCGAATGATAACTGGCTAATGCTACCTGGCTCCAACCCCTCCATAACAGACTTCAATCTCCTCACGTGCTCAACGTCCATCATCGTGTTAACAATAGCCTTCTCCACGATCCTCCTAACTTCAGAAGCATCCCTAGACTCCTCGCTATTATCCGGAGATCGAGAATGCCTCGACCTTTGAGCCTCCAGCGATTCATATTCTGAAAGGA
This region of Thermosphaera aggregans genomic DNA includes:
- a CDS encoding DUF47 domain-containing protein; the protein is MEGLSIRLSDILSAEAIETLIDFLSNLEKIAKAFSSSLDLLNTMRVGEARVQLAEVLKLEEKGKDLRTRLEELIVSSRLEASLKEDLLNFVIKADAIGDHIKEAARELTILPILEIPAEIRNGIIELSKLSITALHQLISAAKKTMEGDNAEALEDIKLINKYEERADQVDLANRGLLLTLADKLRPVTMSILIHDLNKDLEESVDACQVAGEYLKLIILTWLV
- a CDS encoding SagB/ThcOx family dehydrogenase, encoding MSSKIMLPKPNNETCLGRLLKERRSVRSYKESSLTLQELSSLLWFTYGCVEPDCERRTSPSAGATYPFEIYVSVRNNGVEGVEPGIYHYDAERNELVEVLKGDFSRQLAKACMGQRWVLNAPINIILVAVAERTTGYYGERGWRYIFNEAGHIGQNIYLASVEMGLGTVAVGAFNDDQVSKLLSLPEGYEPVYVFPVGRVK
- a CDS encoding THUMP domain-containing protein → MSFNLMITHEPGLDNYRFVIGSLRSLIKDYQVIDKGPCVILIKVPDPYQAIENLRSIVKEAPMVYRVIPIDTIVDPYVEDVAEKASELALARIPPDKTYRVTLHGRLYWRETRMPAHSMDAIRVIAEKIDRQVSLTHPDYVVYVRSVKLYHRRRYATITVTMPEKIIVSKSEKP
- a CDS encoding XdhC family protein produces the protein MKLEELFGRIIQELNKGNPVAIATIIGKEGSGPREIGASMVVTVDGERIGTIGGGELEAIIIRNALEAIEKGEPRKVKLALRRDNIPSDAQPTGMLCGGVVEVFINVLKPQPRVVIIGAGHLGKPIAEIGNLLGFRTVIMDRSDELANPMRYPFAEQVFAGDFLSELEKIRLGPNDIAVIVYGEVETDYQSLKKILQYNPSRHVWVLCSRHRARWMVERLREEGVDVEKHKFFIHMPAGLDIKSATPEEIAVSIWSEIICVLKNCEIPVKTLSIFKEA